ACCAGCAGCAGCAGCGCCGCAGCGGTGGCCACCCAGACGGCGCTGGCTCTCGTGAACCGTGGAGCGCGGGCCGGCGGATTGACTCCAGCCGCGGAGACAGGCGAGGCATCCGGCGGCTGCTGTGGTGGCAACGAGGTCGGATCCGATGCGGTCGGATCTGTCGTCACGACATGCGCCTCCACTCGGATCCGCCCCTGACCCGTTCGGAGTCTACGACCGGTGGACCAGCCGCAGGCCCGCTTCTCCACCACCGTGACCGCCGACTCCGGCGAGAACGGCGGCGCGCGGCTCGCGGGTCCACTCAGCCACCTGACAGGTTCTGGGTCCATGGGCGGTTGCCGGGGCGGGTGTCGGGTTCAGAGCCAAGGGTGCGGATGGGCGGCGGCCCGGCCCTGGAAGGAGAGGATCTTCGGGTTGTGGATGACACCGGCGCGGATCTCGATGGCCAGCCGGATGGTGGGGTCGGCGTCCCAGGCGGCGGGGCCGTCCATCACGGTGCGC
Above is a window of Actinomycetes bacterium DNA encoding:
- a CDS encoding alanine dehydrogenase; the protein is RTVMDGPAAWDADPTIRLAIEIRAGVIHNPKILSFQGRAAAHPHPWL